One segment of Rhinatrema bivittatum chromosome 14, aRhiBiv1.1, whole genome shotgun sequence DNA contains the following:
- the TEKT4 gene encoding tektin-4 isoform X3, whose protein sequence is MNRDVKQTLEMDWSDKYEAYAIDEKCGRYNNQSTDIQFHHNSSKLDDFASTPESWAQFTHDNIERAERERLASINLRTLIDNILQDTAEDLRLQCATVDKAFAKRCQEVDDAKRKLEGHLRKVLEEIGDQENNIAALKQAIKDKETALRVAQTRLYQRTFRPHIELCKDPAHFRLVSEVEEILASIEALKHKLEEAEQSLKNLEDTRMSLEKEIAIKVNSLFIDRQKCMAHRTRYPTIMKLLGYD, encoded by the exons ATGAACAGAGATGtcaagcagacactggagatggactggtCTGATAAATATGAAGCCTATGCGATCGACGAGAAATGTGGGAGATACAACAATCAGAGCACCGACATCCAGTTCCATCACAACTCATCAAAACTCGATGACTT TGCCTCTACTCCAGAAAGCTGGGCACAGTTCACCCATGACAACATTGAACGGGCAGAACGAGAGCGGCTGGCCTCCATCAATCTCCGCACTTTGATAGATAATATTCTTCAAGACACAGCAGAGGATTTGCGTTTGCAGTGTGCGACTGTCGATAAGGCCTTTGCTAAACGCTGTCAGGAAGTGGACGATGCGAAACGGAAACTGGAAGGCCATCTCAGGAAA GTCCTTGAAGAGATTGGAGATCAGGAAAACAACATTGCTGCTCTCAAGCAGGCTATTAAAGATAAAGAAACAGCACTAAGAGTTGCTCAGACCAGACTGTATCAGAGGACATTTAGGCCACACATTGAGCTCTGCAAAGACCCAGCTCACTTCAG GTTAGTTAGTGAAGTGGAAGAAATTCTAGCATCCATAGAGGCTCTGAAACACAAGCTGGAAGAGGCTGAGCAATCTTTGAAGAACCTGGAAGATACACGGATGTCTCTAGAAAAGGAGATCGCTATTAAAGTCAACAGTCTGTTTATTGACAGGCAAAAGTGCATGGCTCATCGTACTCGCTATCCCACCATAATGAAACTGCTAGGCTACGATTAG